The genomic window AAATCGTTTTAATTTAAGAATAGTTTACAAGTTTAGTTATTGGTAATCTGAATTACGGTTGAGTATTTCAATTGGGTTCTTTCTTTTGGTAAATTGAGTTCAATTGAATTTCCGGATTTTTTCCATTGAATTTTGTTTGATAATCCTAAAATTTTCAAAGATTTCGGTTTAAAATTTTCAGGAATTGCAAAACTTAATGTTGACGGAGCCTCATAATTTGTTTTGTCATCCAAATGAAAAACATTCACCGTTTTTCCGTCTTTGCTTTGGGTATAATAATAATTTCCGTCGTGATAAGGAGCAATGCTTCTTGTAGCAAAAACCGCAGACTGGTTTTTATCCATCCAACCCGAAATCTCTTTTAATCTTTCATAAACGATAGCATCATAATCTCCGTTTGGACCCGGAGCAATATTCATCAGGTAATTTCCGCCTCTGGAAATGATTTTCACTAACGTTTCAATGATTTTTTGAGACGATTTATAATTGTCATTCGGAACATATGAGAACGAATCTCCCATCGTAATACAGCTTTCCCAAGGGATCGAAAGTGCCTTTTCAGGAACCGCTTGCTCAGGTGTTACATAATTTTCCCATTTTCCGGGAACAGTACGGTCTACAATGATAATTCCGGGTTGGTTTTTCCGGGCCATTGTTCCGATTTTATCCATGTCGATATCCTGTTCGACTTTGATGGTTCTTTGCCATTCAACATTGGGATCGATGGTATGAAACGGACGAACCCAACCTCCGTCCAGCCAAAGAATATCAACTTTACCGTAGTTTGAAGTGATTTCATTCAATTGATTAAAGGTAAAATTCTTGAAATTGTTCCATCTTTCAGGGTATTTTTTCGGATCATAATTCACATTTCGATCTTTCGGCGGAAAATATGACCACCAATAATCATCAGAATGCCAATCTGGTTTTGAAAAATAAGCTCCGATTTTAAAACCGTCCTTTCTGAAGGTATTAAACACTTCTTTTACCACATCCGCTTTTGAATTCTTAGAAAAAAGAGTTTTGGCTGAAGTAATTTTATAATCAGACTGTTTCGTATCAAACATCGCAAAACCATCGTGATGCTTTGTGGTAAACACCACATATTTCATTCCTGCTTTCTTTGCTGCATCTGCCCATTTTTGCGGATTAAACTGAGTCGGATTGAAAGTAGTCTGAAGATTTTCGTAGTTTTTTACATATTCGTAGTAAGATTTTCCGTGTTCAGGTTTTCTCTGTGTCCATGATTCATCTTCCGGGCAAAGACTCCAACTTTCGACAATTCCCCATTGGCTGTACGTTCCCCAATGCATAAAAAGTCCGAATTTTAAATCCTGCCAGTTTTCAAGATTTTGAATTACAAGAGGGTCCGTAGGTTTTTGATACCCATCCGAAACATTATGAGCCTGTGAAAAAAAAGTGGATGATATGAGTAATGATGAGAAAAATAAGGTTTTAGTCTTTTTACTTAACATAAAGTTTAGTTTTTTGCTAATTTAATCATCATTTGATGAACTCACAAACGGTTGCATTTTCGAGTTTTTGTACTCAATTTATTATTCCGCAGGAAGCTAAGCATTAATTTTAATAATTTGTTCTCTGCAAAACGGATCTAGATTCCTACGGAATGACAAATACTCTGTTCAATTTTTTTGTTGGTAAATCAAATCGCTAAACGCAGTTTCAATAGTTGAGAATGAGAATTCAAAACCACTTTTTACTAATTTTTCAGGATAAACATTTCTGCTTTTTAGTAATAATTCCGTTCTGTGTTTAAAAACAGAGAAGCGATTTCCAATTGCCAAACTGGAGCATTTAAACCAAATGGAACCTTCATTTGCCGTTTTAATTTTTTCATCAATTCTTCGTTGGATATTGGGTTTGGAGCCGTAATATTAATTTCCCCTGAAATATTTTCATGATTCATAATAAATTCAACAGCTCTGCAAAAATCATCAACGTGAATCCAGCTTACGTTTTGATTTCCTCTTCCCTGCTTTCCTCCTAAACCGAATTTTGTAATCATTTTTAACTTTGGAAAAGCTCCGCCATTATTTCCTAAAACAATCGAAGTTCGCAGCGCTGCTTTTCGTACATTTTCTGTTGTTACTTTAAAAAATTCTTTTTCCCAGCTTTTGCAAATATTCATCGAAAAGTCATCCCCGGTAATTCCGTTTTCTTCTGTATTTAAATGCGTTTCGGAATGAATATAAATCGTTGCAGAACTTGCATTTAACCAAACTTTAGGTTTATGGGTACATTCGTCAAAAGCCTGTTGAAGAATTTTTGTACTCTGAATTCTTGAAGAATAAATTTCCTGTTTATTTTTCTCCGTATATCTGCAATCCACAGATTTTCCGGCAAGATTGATCACAACATCCGCATCTTTAAGCAAATTTTTCCATTCCCCTAACGTTTTTGCGTCCCAATACACTTCGTTTTTACGTTTCGGATTTCTAGTTAAAATATATACTTCATGCCCTTTTTCAGTAAAATATTTTTCGAGATTTTGTCCGAGGAAGCCTGTTCCTGCTGCGATGATTATTTTCATGGTATTTTGGTTGATCGTTATTTGTTGCTAGTTGATGGCTTTTGCGTTCGAGATGCTTCGACAAGCTCAGCATGACATATCTGATACTAACCGTTTCGATATTCACGCTTTATGATACATTTCTGCAGCCTACTATTCGCTACTTTCTGCTGTTGTTTTTATTAATTGATTTCGCTCTAATAAAAAGTTTTTGAGATAATTGGTAAGGAATATTTTATTGAAAACTTTCCCAATTATTCCAAATGGGGATTCGTACTCGAAAATATCCGTCATAATTGTGTTTTCACCTTCTTGTCTGAAAAAATGCTGGTGTTTTAATGATTTAAAAGTCCCTTTCAGCATAATATCTGTGAATTGATAAGGCTTTTCCATATTAATGATTTTTGAAGTATGGGTTTGATAAACACCTAAATGTTTAGCTTTCCAGGTCACGGTTTCATCATTTTCAATTAATCCCGAAACTCTTCCGGCGATGGCTTTTTCTTTGGTTTTGGAGGTTGATTTTTGGTGCAGATCAATGTCTCTTGCCAAATCAAAAACGGTTTGAATATCAGCTTTAATGATGGTTTTTAAATAAATTTCAGGCATATAAATAATGTAATACGGTTAAAATCAAAACTCTGTAAATTGCCCAGCTTAGTGTCGGGATAAAATTGAGCTGCAGCATCCTGCATCTTCTCAAATGCTCCAAAAGCATCATCAATACTACTATTCCAAAGTAAATGATTGAGAAAAAAGGGCTTAAATTTAAAAATAATGCAGGAATTAAAAGTAGAGTTCCGATTAGAGAAACGGTCATCATATTTCCGAGATAATTCCAGATGTTAACTTTCAAATAATATTTTAAGAATAGAGTCTGCCAAACAATTTGTCCGACACAAATTACAAATTCCCGCCAAAAATTCTGAGTTAAACCTAATCCTAATTTTGTCGAAAACAAACTTAAAATATATCCTGAAAAAATAATAACAAAAGTAATATAAGCAAGTCTGTATTTCAAATTAAAATCAGGAACACAGGCCTCTTCTGTCTGATCTTTTGCTGAAGGAATAATCTGCTTTCTATTGTAGGAAACAAAAGAATACAACTTTTTGAAAAACCAGTACAAAGGCTTTATTCTGGCTATTTTTTCCAATACAGGAAATGAATTCCCGATGATTACCAACAAACTGTCTAAACCGTAAATCACTTTATTTTTTTCATGATCAACTAAAGCAATTTCGTTTTTTGCACGGTTGAAACTGATCAGGTTTTTATTCTTAGTACTTAGTTCTGTAAAAGCTTCTCTTCCGCTCGCGTCCAACATTCCAGCCTTTATAAAACCTTTTGAATAGATGTTGCACATCGGACATTCGTTGTCGTAGATGAGGGTGTGGTTTTTAAGAGTTTTCATTGTTTGTGCTATTAAAAGATTTGTAGATTTTATAATTATCATAGATGTATACACCCGCCAGAACAGGGCTGTAGAAAAATGCGGCTAAAATAATCGCTCCAAAAACATCAGATATCGCTTTATTGTGCTCAAAAACGAAAACCATTATCCATGAAAACCAGACAGGCAAAATAAAAATTCCATATACTACATAACGATATGATTTTTTTGTTTTTTGAAATGCCTTTACTAAAAAGCTTATTAATTGTGGAATTCCAACAATGAAATAGAAAAAAAGAAATCCTCCGACTGTAAATAAAAGGATTGATACTGCAATTCCTAATATTAAAAAGTAAACTTGAACATTATAATCAATTTTTGCAAATTCTTTCATGGCTGTCAATTGTTAAAGGTTTAAAAAATCTCCTCTAGTTCTTTTGTTCTGGATTTTGAATGTGAAATACATCCAGATTTTAAATAGCAGTGTTTTCATTTTTAATGATTTTATCTTTGTTCATCGCATGTTTACGTCCTTTTAAGAAAAGCAGCAGGTTCAGGAGCATCATTATTCCAAGGTAAATTGAGAATCCTCCGATTTTTTTACTTAATGCGACCACCAATCTTTCTACCGTTTCAATTTGGAAAAACTCAATGATACAAAGCGCAAAACCAATATTCAGAAGATAGAAACCTATTTTGAACAGTGAGTTCGTTGCCATGGCGATATCTTCTTTTTGGTGAAAAATATCGATCATGAACGTTTTAGAATTTTTAAACAAAAACTGGGAAACAAAGATCGTCAACATGATTACTATGGGTAAATAGATCATGTATGCAGAAAAATTGTAGGTTGCCGTGGTTAAAATTGTTGCATTCATAGTATATTATTTTATAGTTAAATTTTTTCTTAAAAAGTAAAGGATGAAAATATTCATAAAGTGTAAAACACAAAGAATCAAAGCAATATACCCAATTCTGATTGCTGTTACCGTCAGAACCTGTTCCAAAGAATTTACTTTATCCCAGGTTGCCAAATTGAGTGCGATATATCCTAAATTGATCAGATAATAACATCCCAAAAGTATTCTGTTGATCGTTAGACAAAGATTTGTGTCATGAATAAGATAATCCAAATAATACTTTCCGGCATTGTAACATCTTCTTCCCACATCGATCGTGATGTACGAGCTTATTGTCAGAAAAAGGATATATGAAATTATATTGAACATTTTATAAATATTATATTTTCAATAAATTTTGAAAGTTAATTTGAAATAAAAAAGGATGTTGAAGTCCCTTTCTATTTTAATAAATTAGTGATCTTCCCGACCAACCAGTGATCGTCACTTTTTATTGCCAGATCCATAATATTGTTAATTTTCCCTGTCACTGAGCTGAAATCATTCATCAGCTTGATAAATTCTTGGGCTTCAGGAGAATCTTTATCTTCAATATTTTTTAGTTCTTCCAAAAAAGCAATTACAGGCTCAATCTCTCTTTTTCTGCGTTCTTTTGTGATTTGCTTAAACAAATACCAGACATCTTTTTCTGCCACAAAATATTCCTTTCTATCCCCTTTTATCAGTTCTTTTTTTACAATTCCCCAATCCATCAGCCCACGAAGATTCATATTTGCATTTCCTCTTGAAATTTCAAGCTGCTCCATCACCTCATCGGTAGAAAGTGCTCTGTCACTCGCCAAAAGCAGCGCATGAACCTGTGCCATTGTACGGTTGATTCCCCAATTGGTTGCAAACGTACCCCAAGTCTGAATGTATTTTTCTTTAGCTTCCGAAAGTTGCATTTTGTTGTGTTTGATTTTCTTATTACAAATCTAATTAAATATTTTGAATTTTCAATAATTTTTGAAAATTAATTTTAAAAATAAACAGACATCCTTTCGAATGCCTGCTCAATCATTTATTTTTGCTGTGTTTTATAGCTTTCTATCAATCTCACAAATTCAGCTCTGTAGCCTTCATCATCTTTACCTCTTCCTTTTTTAGCAAGACTTTCTATTTCTTTTACCTCTTTATTTTTGATTAAACCTGAATTTCTCAAAACCAGACCAAACCAAGCAACGGATGAAGCAAACCTGAAATCATCGCTTGAAGATGAAAAAGAATCATTGGTATTTTTTACAACCTGAACGATTTCAGAACTCTTATCGCCATCCGGTTTTTTATATCTGAACTTTACGGTTGCCAATTCATCTCCAAAATCATCTGAACTCATATTGACAGAATACTTCAGTTCGGTTTCTTTGGGAAGAAAATCGGAATTTACATCCACCGGAATAATTTCATATAAAGCAGTAACCGTATGACCGCTTCCCAATTCTCCGGCATCAATTTTATCGTTCGCAAAATCTTCATTTCTAAGTTTTCTGTTTTCATACCCAATTAAACGGTAAGATTTTACATATTTCGGATTAAATTCAATCTGAATTTTCACATCTTTAGCGATGGCATACATACTTCCCGCAAACTCTTTCCCGAGAAATTTATTGGCTTCCTGCATGGTGTCAATGTAGGCATAATTTCCATTGCCTTTGTTCGCTAAGGTTTCCATTCTGTTATCTTTGAAATTCCCCATTCCGAAACCTAAACAGGTGAGAAAAACTCCTGACTTTCTTTTTTCTTCCACTAAAGTCTGTAAATCTCCCGTTGAAGAAATTCCGACATTAAAATCTCCGTCTGTAGCAATGATCACGCGATTGTTTCCTCCTTTAATGAAGTTTTCCTGAGCAAGTTTATAGGCTAATTCAATTCCTTGTCCGCCTGCTGTACTTCCGCCTGCCTGAAGCTGATCCAAAGCTTCAATGATTTTATTTTTTTCACCGGCAGAAGTCGGAGGAAGAACCATTCCTGCGCTTCCTGCATAGACTACAATTCCGACTTTATCTTCGGGTCTTAGCTGATCCAGTAAAACTTTAAATGAAGATTTCAGTAATGGCAATTTATTGGGTGCATCCATTGATCCGGAAACATCAATCAGAAAAACAAAATTGGATGCAGGAAGCTGATGCGCCGGAATATTTTTTCCCTGAAGACCTATTTTTAAGAGTTTATGTTTGGAATTCCAGGGAGAGTCATTGTATTCTGTATTGATTGAAAAAGGCTGGTCATTCTTCGGCTGAGGATAGGAATATTTAAAATAATTGATCATCTCCTCAATTCGCACCGCATTTTTATCAACCATTTCACCATTATTAATCATTCTCCGGATATTGGAATACGTCGCCTTATCAACATCTATGGAAAATGTAGAAACCGACTGGTTTTTGGTCAGTTCAAAAGGATTTTCCACAAAAGCATCGTATTCTTCTTTGTTTTGTTTTTCAATAAACTTTGCTTTTTTAAGGCTATCCTCAATTTTCTGAAGTTGTTTGAATGCTTTTCTTTCTCTTCTGGAAAGTTTTTTGGTGGTAATGACAATGACTCCGTTTGAACCTCTGCTTCCATATATTGATACTGCCGAAGCATCTTTCAACACACGTACACTTTCAATCGTTTTTGGATTTAACTTACCAAATCCTTTCGCATCTGAAATCTTCCCGTTAATTACATATAAAGGCTGTGTATTAACATTCACACTACTCATGCCTCTAATTACGATTGGTTTAGAAGAACCTGGAGCTCCTGAACCAGAATTCACTGCTAATCCGGCAACTTGTCCCTGCAATGAGTTTACAAAACTTTGATTTGAACGATTTTCAATTTTTTGGAAATTCACTGTGGTTGAAGAAAGGTTTTTTGATTTTGCAATTTTATTATTGTAACCTAGAACAACCACTTCTTCTATTGCCTTTTCTTTACTTTGAGTAATTTGAATTCCTGTTGCTTGTGCTTGAAGAGCCTCATACTTATTTGTATTGGCAAGAAGACTTTCCGGAATAGAAACAGAGGGTATAGTGGTAATGCTTTTATTTCTTAGTTCCACTCTTTCAATTGCGTTATCTTCTAAAATGCCGTCTCCATCAGTTTCTGTGTATTTTTCTTTCTCTGATGGATTATTATCTTTTTTCTCAGTATACTGTACATCTGTAATATAATCCCCATGTCTCATTTCATAAATTACATTTGGAACTTTATTATCATAAGCTAAAACTTCAGGTTTTTGAAATTCTTTTTGAGAATTTATTTCCTTCTCAATATTAGACTTCACTGTGCTATCAATCGTCTGAAGATTTGAATTTATTTTAGGAGAAACCGTATTCTGAGCAATTGCGGGTTTGTTAATTTCTGAAACATCATTTTTATTAATAAAA from Chryseobacterium camelliae includes these protein-coding regions:
- a CDS encoding alpha-L-fucosidase, coding for MLSKKTKTLFFSSLLISSTFFSQAHNVSDGYQKPTDPLVIQNLENWQDLKFGLFMHWGTYSQWGIVESWSLCPEDESWTQRKPEHGKSYYEYVKNYENLQTTFNPTQFNPQKWADAAKKAGMKYVVFTTKHHDGFAMFDTKQSDYKITSAKTLFSKNSKADVVKEVFNTFRKDGFKIGAYFSKPDWHSDDYWWSYFPPKDRNVNYDPKKYPERWNNFKNFTFNQLNEITSNYGKVDILWLDGGWVRPFHTIDPNVEWQRTIKVEQDIDMDKIGTMARKNQPGIIIVDRTVPGKWENYVTPEQAVPEKALSIPWESCITMGDSFSYVPNDNYKSSQKIIETLVKIISRGGNYLMNIAPGPNGDYDAIVYERLKEISGWMDKNQSAVFATRSIAPYHDGNYYYTQSKDGKTVNVFHLDDKTNYEAPSTLSFAIPENFKPKSLKILGLSNKIQWKKSGNSIELNLPKERTQLKYSTVIQITNN
- a CDS encoding DUF1731 domain-containing protein, with protein sequence MAIGNRFSVFKHRTELLLKSRNVYPEKLVKSGFEFSFSTIETAFSDLIYQQKN
- a CDS encoding TIGR01777 family oxidoreductase, with product MKIIIAAGTGFLGQNLEKYFTEKGHEVYILTRNPKRKNEVYWDAKTLGEWKNLLKDADVVINLAGKSVDCRYTEKNKQEIYSSRIQSTKILQQAFDECTHKPKVWLNASSATIYIHSETHLNTEENGITGDDFSMNICKSWEKEFFKVTTENVRKAALRTSIVLGNNGGAFPKLKMITKFGLGGKQGRGNQNVSWIHVDDFCRAVEFIMNHENISGEINITAPNPISNEELMKKLKRQMKVPFGLNAPVWQLEIASLFLNTERNYY
- a CDS encoding SRPBCC family protein, yielding MPEIYLKTIIKADIQTVFDLARDIDLHQKSTSKTKEKAIAGRVSGLIENDETVTWKAKHLGVYQTHTSKIINMEKPYQFTDIMLKGTFKSLKHQHFFRQEGENTIMTDIFEYESPFGIIGKVFNKIFLTNYLKNFLLERNQLIKTTAESSE
- a CDS encoding DCC1-like thiol-disulfide oxidoreductase family protein; translation: MKTLKNHTLIYDNECPMCNIYSKGFIKAGMLDASGREAFTELSTKNKNLISFNRAKNEIALVDHEKNKVIYGLDSLLVIIGNSFPVLEKIARIKPLYWFFKKLYSFVSYNRKQIIPSAKDQTEEACVPDFNLKYRLAYITFVIIFSGYILSLFSTKLGLGLTQNFWREFVICVGQIVWQTLFLKYYLKVNIWNYLGNMMTVSLIGTLLLIPALFLNLSPFFSIIYFGIVVLMMLLEHLRRCRMLQLNFIPTLSWAIYRVLILTVLHYLYA
- a CDS encoding GbsR/MarR family transcriptional regulator; this encodes MQLSEAKEKYIQTWGTFATNWGINRTMAQVHALLLASDRALSTDEVMEQLEISRGNANMNLRGLMDWGIVKKELIKGDRKEYFVAEKDVWYLFKQITKERRKREIEPVIAFLEELKNIEDKDSPEAQEFIKLMNDFSSVTGKINNIMDLAIKSDDHWLVGKITNLLK
- a CDS encoding vWA domain-containing protein → MENNHDIDKKFNEASKVEEPATFPGFDKVWAQVEEKLDKKEDKKRIIPIWFPYGIAASLVIGLGAFYFINKNDVSEINKPAIAQNTVSPKINSNLQTIDSTVKSNIEKEINSQKEFQKPEVLAYDNKVPNVIYEMRHGDYITDVQYTEKKDNNPSEKEKYTETDGDGILEDNAIERVELRNKSITTIPSVSIPESLLANTNKYEALQAQATGIQITQSKEKAIEEVVVLGYNNKIAKSKNLSSTTVNFQKIENRSNQSFVNSLQGQVAGLAVNSGSGAPGSSKPIVIRGMSSVNVNTQPLYVINGKISDAKGFGKLNPKTIESVRVLKDASAVSIYGSRGSNGVIVITTKKLSRRERKAFKQLQKIEDSLKKAKFIEKQNKEEYDAFVENPFELTKNQSVSTFSIDVDKATYSNIRRMINNGEMVDKNAVRIEEMINYFKYSYPQPKNDQPFSINTEYNDSPWNSKHKLLKIGLQGKNIPAHQLPASNFVFLIDVSGSMDAPNKLPLLKSSFKVLLDQLRPEDKVGIVVYAGSAGMVLPPTSAGEKNKIIEALDQLQAGGSTAGGQGIELAYKLAQENFIKGGNNRVIIATDGDFNVGISSTGDLQTLVEEKRKSGVFLTCLGFGMGNFKDNRMETLANKGNGNYAYIDTMQEANKFLGKEFAGSMYAIAKDVKIQIEFNPKYVKSYRLIGYENRKLRNEDFANDKIDAGELGSGHTVTALYEIIPVDVNSDFLPKETELKYSVNMSSDDFGDELATVKFRYKKPDGDKSSEIVQVVKNTNDSFSSSSDDFRFASSVAWFGLVLRNSGLIKNKEVKEIESLAKKGRGKDDEGYRAEFVRLIESYKTQQK